A DNA window from Aminipila luticellarii contains the following coding sequences:
- a CDS encoding TIGR03915 family putative DNA repair protein — protein sequence MVDYLYDSSFEGFLTCVYCHYYEEKASGIFTSDQYQPSILHSFLEINTDVEKAAKVYDAIEKKISSYDLQRIYRVFRSAADQREMLLLNYIRLGFKEGSKISLLHGNPYVSPVEKTEKKVTSEIHRLLGLLRFSVLEGEVLYAVLEPDHDILEFLAGHFTDRYKREPFIIYDKRRSKALVAQEGEWYITAFTEENLPRLSAKEEEYRALWKKYFRTIAIKERTNPRCQKNLMPVRYWKHLTEI from the coding sequence ATGGTGGATTACTTATATGACAGCAGCTTTGAAGGTTTTTTAACATGCGTTTACTGTCACTATTATGAAGAAAAGGCATCAGGAATTTTTACTTCGGATCAGTATCAGCCCAGTATATTACATTCATTCCTTGAAATAAATACGGATGTTGAAAAGGCTGCTAAAGTGTATGATGCCATCGAAAAGAAAATATCTTCCTATGATTTACAGCGAATATACCGAGTCTTTCGGTCTGCCGCAGACCAACGGGAAATGCTGCTCTTAAATTATATCCGTCTGGGTTTTAAGGAAGGGTCGAAGATCAGTCTTCTCCACGGCAATCCCTACGTCTCTCCGGTAGAAAAAACTGAAAAAAAAGTCACCTCCGAAATCCACAGGCTGCTTGGCTTGCTCCGATTTTCCGTACTGGAGGGCGAAGTCCTTTATGCCGTTTTAGAACCGGATCACGATATTCTGGAGTTTCTTGCGGGACACTTTACGGACCGATATAAAAGGGAGCCCTTTATCATTTATGACAAACGACGGAGCAAAGCACTGGTAGCTCAGGAAGGCGAGTGGTATATTACCGCTTTCACGGAGGAAAATCTCCCACGCTTGTCCGCAAAGGAAGAAGAGTATCGGGCTCTTTGGAAAAAATATTTTCGGACGATTGCCATCAAAGAGCGTACAAATCCCCGATGCCAGAAAAATCTTATGCCGGTTCGTTATTGGAAGCATCTTACCGAAATCTAA
- the pyk gene encoding pyruvate kinase has translation MRKTKIICTLGPSTMDDEILRQLMLEGMNAARLNFSHGDHKQHAETLHRIRQMRDELGLPIAAILDTKGPEIRICKFEQDKIILERGQKFTLTTRDMIGNQDMVSITYQDLPKDIHAGMKILIDDGLIELQVLEVGETDIVCEVENGGPVSNNKGVNVPNSNLSMPFISPRDYDDILFGIEQNVDYIAASFVRTAEDVLAIRKILKEQNCNTIQIIAKIENMQGVENIDKIIEVSDGVMVARGDMGVEIPLEDVPVLQKIIIKKCISAGKIVITATQMLDSMMKNPRPTRAEATDVANAIYDGTSAIMLSGETAAGAYPVESLQTMVRIAERAEEDINYKSRFAQNRDIIKPDVTTAISHATCTTSMDLNAAAIITVTASGRTAHMISRYRPDCPVIGCTSNACVWRQLNLAWGVTPLIIPEYQNTRDLFNSAVAAASKAGYVKTGEIVVLTAGVPIGITGTTNILKVQIAGVYH, from the coding sequence ATGAGGAAAACAAAAATAATTTGCACGCTTGGTCCTTCAACTATGGACGATGAAATATTGAGACAACTGATGCTGGAGGGCATGAATGCGGCAAGGCTGAACTTCTCTCACGGGGATCACAAACAACACGCGGAGACCTTGCACAGAATCAGACAGATGCGGGATGAACTGGGCCTCCCCATTGCTGCTATTCTGGATACCAAGGGGCCGGAAATCCGAATATGCAAATTCGAGCAGGATAAAATTATTTTAGAGCGTGGACAAAAATTTACACTGACCACCAGAGACATGATTGGAAATCAGGATATGGTAAGCATTACATATCAGGATTTGCCGAAGGACATACATGCCGGAATGAAAATCCTCATAGATGATGGGCTTATAGAGCTTCAGGTTCTGGAGGTCGGGGAAACAGATATTGTCTGTGAGGTAGAGAACGGCGGTCCGGTATCTAACAATAAAGGTGTCAATGTGCCGAATTCTAACCTTTCTATGCCATTTATAAGCCCGAGAGATTACGATGATATCTTATTTGGGATTGAGCAGAATGTGGACTATATTGCGGCTTCTTTTGTCAGAACAGCTGAAGATGTACTGGCTATTCGGAAGATCTTAAAAGAGCAGAATTGCAATACCATACAGATCATCGCTAAAATTGAAAATATGCAGGGCGTTGAAAATATTGATAAAATTATTGAAGTCTCGGATGGGGTCATGGTTGCAAGAGGAGATATGGGAGTTGAAATCCCGCTGGAGGATGTTCCGGTTCTCCAAAAAATTATTATTAAGAAGTGCATTTCAGCAGGTAAAATTGTTATAACGGCTACGCAAATGCTGGATTCCATGATGAAAAATCCAAGGCCAACAAGAGCAGAAGCTACAGACGTTGCCAATGCGATCTATGATGGGACAAGCGCCATCATGCTTTCCGGTGAAACCGCAGCAGGTGCCTATCCCGTAGAGTCCTTGCAGACCATGGTTCGGATTGCAGAGCGTGCAGAAGAGGATATCAATTATAAGAGCCGATTTGCGCAAAATCGAGACATTATAAAACCGGATGTGACCACAGCTATTTCACATGCCACCTGTACGACTTCCATGGATCTCAATGCTGCGGCTATTATTACAGTAACCGCCTCCGGCAGAACGGCACATATGATTTCCAGGTATCGGCCGGATTGTCCTGTCATAGGATGCACCAGCAATGCCTGCGTCTGGAGACAGCTGAATCTGGCATGGGGCGTTACACCGCTTATCATCCCGGAATATCAAAATACCCGTGACTTGTTTAACTCTGCGGTAGCCGCCGCAAGTAAAGCCGGCTATGTAAAAACCGGTGAAATCGTCGTTCTGACCGCAGGCGTTCCGATTGGAATAACAGGAACGACCAACATCTTAAAGGTTCAGATCGCGGGGGTATATCACTAA
- a CDS encoding putative DNA modification/repair radical SAM protein, with amino-acid sequence MDRSLMDKLQILADSAKYDVSCSTSGVERKNAGRMGNAACAGICHSWSADGRCISLLKILFTNKCVYDCEYCVNRRSADVERASFEPSELADLTMEFYRRNYIEGLFLSSAVEHSPDYTAERILQCLSLLRYEYGFAGYIHAKIIPGVSQELIHAIGMVADRLSVNIELPTGESLQRLAPQKKVNAIFSPMKQITTTLIEQKALKGPGTMFKGKNINNPLHDLQPMGKELIQTEGADADMGDGSLYQISSPKEGHSLIKEPRYKYKERFAPAGQTTQMIIGAGTETDRQIVKTSESLYRSFKMKRVYFSAYVPVRNSPLLPSLFTAPPLVREHRLYQADWLLRFYGFSADEMFTDAEPNLDLELDPKITWALRNIHYFPIEVNKASMEELLRIPGVGTTSALRIIRQRKVCAVKYEDLKKMGVVLKRARFFLTCSGKYYGGKDLIPEYIKGKILKADGIKSRLLPINDEIQISMFSPESFHLPATPQDSVSLQRSLETNGGLLI; translated from the coding sequence ATGGATCGTTCCTTGATGGATAAGCTTCAAATTTTAGCGGACAGTGCAAAATACGATGTGTCCTGTTCTACTAGCGGCGTAGAAAGAAAAAATGCAGGGCGAATGGGAAATGCCGCCTGTGCGGGCATCTGTCATTCCTGGTCTGCTGACGGCCGGTGTATTTCATTGCTTAAAATACTCTTTACAAATAAATGTGTTTATGACTGTGAATACTGTGTGAACCGCAGGAGCGCCGATGTAGAAAGGGCTTCCTTTGAACCCTCGGAGCTGGCCGATTTGACCATGGAGTTTTACAGAAGAAACTATATAGAAGGCTTATTCTTAAGTTCAGCCGTAGAGCATTCTCCCGATTATACTGCTGAAAGAATATTACAATGCCTTTCCCTGTTGCGGTATGAATATGGTTTTGCCGGTTATATCCATGCCAAGATCATTCCCGGCGTATCTCAGGAACTCATTCATGCCATCGGTATGGTTGCGGACAGGTTAAGCGTGAATATTGAACTTCCCACCGGGGAAAGCCTCCAAAGACTTGCTCCGCAGAAGAAGGTCAACGCTATTTTTTCTCCCATGAAGCAAATCACCACTACTTTGATTGAGCAGAAAGCTTTAAAAGGCCCCGGTACTATGTTTAAAGGGAAAAATATAAATAATCCGCTGCACGATCTCCAGCCGATGGGCAAAGAGCTTATTCAGACGGAGGGCGCCGACGCTGACATGGGCGATGGCAGTCTGTACCAGATCAGCAGCCCAAAAGAAGGCCACTCTCTGATAAAAGAACCCCGCTATAAATATAAAGAACGGTTTGCTCCCGCCGGCCAGACAACACAGATGATCATCGGGGCGGGAACCGAAACAGACCGGCAGATCGTTAAAACTTCGGAAAGCCTCTATCGTTCTTTTAAGATGAAACGTGTATATTTTAGTGCGTATGTTCCCGTGCGGAATTCACCGCTCCTTCCCTCTCTTTTTACGGCGCCTCCGTTGGTGCGGGAACACCGGCTCTATCAGGCAGATTGGCTGTTGCGGTTTTATGGATTTTCCGCAGATGAAATGTTTACCGATGCAGAACCCAATTTAGACTTAGAATTGGATCCAAAGATTACATGGGCTTTGAGAAATATTCATTATTTCCCCATTGAGGTGAACAAAGCATCCATGGAAGAGCTCTTACGGATTCCCGGAGTGGGCACGACTTCTGCACTGCGCATAATTCGGCAGCGAAAAGTGTGTGCCGTAAAGTACGAGGATCTGAAAAAAATGGGCGTAGTTTTGAAACGCGCCCGGTTTTTCCTGACCTGTTCAGGAAAGTACTACGGCGGAAAGGATTTAATACCGGAGTATATAAAAGGGAAGATTTTGAAAGCGGATGGAATAAAAAGTCGCTTATTGCCAATAAACGATGAAATTCAGATTTCAATGTTTTCTCCTGAATCCTTCCATCTGCCGGCCACGCCACAAGATTCTGTATCATTGCAAAGGAGCTTAGAAACAAATGGTGGATTACTTATATGA
- a CDS encoding energy-coupling factor ABC transporter substrate-binding protein: MKTKSKVIILLIIALLIAIVPLFALKGAEFGGSDDAGSVAISEITGTEYTPWFTPVLETAIHGELPGEIESLLFCVQTGIGVGIIAFIMGRLVERSKQEKIHNNKKKPQ, from the coding sequence ATGAAAACGAAATCAAAGGTTATCATTTTATTGATCATTGCACTGTTAATAGCTATTGTTCCATTATTTGCATTGAAAGGCGCTGAATTCGGCGGTTCTGACGATGCGGGCAGCGTTGCCATTTCTGAAATAACAGGAACAGAATATACCCCTTGGTTCACGCCCGTTCTGGAAACGGCCATTCACGGTGAACTTCCGGGAGAAATTGAGAGCCTGTTATTCTGTGTTCAGACAGGAATCGGCGTCGGCATCATTGCCTTTATTATGGGCAGATTGGTAGAACGCTCCAAACAGGAAAAAATACACAACAATAAAAAGAAGCCGCAGTAA
- a CDS encoding patatin-like phospholipase family protein, with protein MQNGKTALVLGGGGSKGAYEIGVWQALNELGIQIDMVTGTSIGAVNGALVAQNDFETAKKIWSEIEEGTITEFTEKEELKRILEQNLQEEQIRSSRTEYGIVTVEFPVFKAHCVFIEEIPEGKLVDYILASTACFPFISPHEIDDKKFIDGGYFDNIPVAMALKRGAENVIAVDLSAAGIIKKDTLKESDSLKKISCKWSLGSFFAFNPENTKRIIRLGYLDAMKSFNVFSGEKYTFIKGEFAKSGLEEADAAAAVFGLDPTLIYSKEILDNHLREAANEDGTKDWKDELKIKVKKIMTNSPASLVEEEILAKRYIEKNKLLW; from the coding sequence ATGCAAAACGGGAAGACAGCACTGGTGCTGGGGGGCGGCGGCTCGAAAGGTGCTTATGAAATCGGTGTATGGCAGGCATTAAATGAGCTGGGAATCCAAATTGATATGGTTACAGGCACATCCATCGGTGCGGTCAACGGAGCATTGGTTGCACAGAACGACTTTGAAACCGCTAAAAAAATCTGGAGTGAAATAGAAGAAGGCACCATAACCGAGTTCACGGAAAAAGAAGAACTGAAAAGGATTTTAGAGCAAAATCTGCAAGAGGAGCAAATTCGCTCCAGCCGAACAGAATATGGCATTGTAACAGTAGAATTTCCTGTATTTAAGGCCCATTGTGTTTTTATAGAGGAAATCCCTGAAGGGAAGCTGGTGGATTACATTTTAGCAAGCACGGCTTGCTTTCCCTTTATAAGTCCCCATGAGATTGATGATAAAAAATTTATAGACGGTGGTTATTTTGATAATATTCCGGTAGCCATGGCGTTGAAAAGGGGAGCGGAGAATGTTATAGCAGTGGATTTATCCGCAGCAGGTATTATAAAAAAAGATACCTTAAAGGAAAGCGATTCCTTAAAAAAGATTTCATGTAAATGGTCTTTGGGCAGTTTTTTTGCCTTTAATCCCGAAAACACAAAGAGAATCATTCGATTGGGTTATTTGGATGCTATGAAAAGCTTTAATGTGTTTTCCGGAGAAAAATACACATTTATTAAGGGAGAATTTGCAAAGAGCGGGCTGGAGGAAGCGGATGCGGCTGCGGCCGTTTTCGGATTGGATCCGACCCTGATTTACAGCAAGGAAATTCTCGATAACCATTTGAGGGAAGCAGCAAATGAGGACGGAACAAAAGACTGGAAAGACGAGTTAAAAATAAAAGTAAAAAAGATCATGACCAATAGTCCGGCAAGCTTAGTTGAAGAAGAAATTCTGGCCAAAAGGTATATAGAAAAGAACAAATTGTTGTGGTAA
- a CDS encoding energy-coupling factor ABC transporter permease — MKMSMKEKKLIVSVTAVALFFGITPTVSAMHIMEGYLPPSMCIVWGVICIPFLVAGFLSIKKTLAQSRRNITMIAMAAAFVFVISSLKIPSVTGSCSHMTGTGLGAILLGPSAVSILGIIVLIFQAILLAHGGLTTLGANTFSMAIAGPFLSYGIYILCKKLHVNKYVGIFLAASIGDIFTYCVTSLELAIAYPSPTGGYMASVVKFLAVFAPTQLPLAIIEGILTVIIIMGLETYAKPELADLRFEVGGDTK; from the coding sequence ATGAAAATGAGTATGAAAGAAAAAAAACTGATTGTAAGCGTTACTGCTGTCGCTTTGTTTTTCGGTATTACTCCAACAGTAAGCGCAATGCACATTATGGAGGGATATCTTCCGCCTAGTATGTGTATTGTCTGGGGCGTGATCTGTATTCCATTTTTGGTAGCCGGCTTTCTGTCCATTAAGAAAACCCTTGCTCAAAGCCGCAGAAATATTACCATGATTGCTATGGCTGCAGCCTTTGTTTTTGTAATTTCCTCGTTAAAAATTCCTTCTGTGACAGGCAGCTGTTCACATATGACAGGTACAGGTCTGGGAGCTATTCTGCTTGGTCCTAGTGCTGTCAGCATTTTAGGTATTATCGTATTGATTTTTCAGGCTATTCTGCTTGCACATGGAGGATTAACTACATTAGGAGCCAATACCTTCTCCATGGCGATCGCAGGACCATTTCTTTCCTACGGAATTTACATTCTGTGCAAAAAATTACATGTAAATAAATATGTTGGCATTTTTCTTGCCGCGTCCATTGGTGACATATTTACATATTGCGTTACCAGTTTAGAGCTGGCGATAGCCTATCCTTCCCCTACCGGAGGATATATGGCTTCTGTTGTTAAATTCCTTGCGGTTTTCGCTCCGACTCAGCTTCCGCTTGCCATTATTGAAGGAATTCTTACCGTCATTATTATCATGGGTCTTGAAACCTATGCAAAACCGGAATTAGCCGATTTAAGATTTGAAGTTGGAGGTGACACAAAATAA